The DNA sequence TATAGGAACCATCACACACATTTGCTGCTATTAGAATGACAGTCTCTTGCAGATGGAATCGTAAACCCTCTTCTAGCATACTTTTAGCAGCAGCATTCTCCTTGGATGTTTTGGCTTCTGGTGCctatgttgatgattttacatAAGTTTGAATATAGGCTGATTTACCTTTGTTGATGGTTTGAATATACGTTCTGGTTGGAGAGGATGGTTTGAATATAGGCTTATTTGAATATAGGCTTATTTGAATATAGACTGGTTTGAATATAGGCTTATTTGAATATACGTTCTGGTTTGATATTGAGTACCTTAGCACAATCGAAACCATGACTGTCTCTTGTGTTTTCAATCTGTTTTGTGTTTTCAGTGATAGCATCCatgtttgttttgtgttttcagTGATCAcagtaattataaatatcaaatgaGTTCTGTTATCAAGAACAAAAATACAGTTATGTTATGCACGTTATCTTTTGGAATTCCTTTACCTGTATCATCCACCTCAAATACAAAGTCCATAGTATTTGGATCATGTTGGGCTGTATCCACCACTTCAAAGTCATTATATGCTTGACTGCTCTTGTATAAAAAGCAAGGCAAGCAGTTCTGTTTAGAAGCATTGATTGAATTCTGCAAACCGGGTTTCCTAACCCAAGCTCGAATGGTTACATGCCCCTCAGAAGTAAATTTAACTGCATTGCTTAGTAAATTACACAGTATCTGAGTTGGTCTTTAGATGGTGAACTTTTTTCTGGAAAGGAAGGCATGGGGTGTGGAAACCATTTTGCTAATACCAGTTTAGAGTCTGGTATGGTCATGTTGATATATTGCGTGACAACAGAAATAAGTTGGTCTTCCATCAAACAGTTTAGAGTCTGAGTTGGTCTTGCGTGATGTGAGTATCACAAAACTGTTATGGTCATGTTGAAGCTTCCAGAGATGAAGCTGTTGGCTCCCAGGCGACttttggagacaaaaataccaaaaaattaaaatttactcTAACAacagaaatagaagaaaaaaagaataaaaattataggaGGTCTACTTCATTAAAGTGTAAAAATGTCTACTTCGCATGGCTGGGGATACATTAactaaaaaatgtttaatgGCAAAGATCAGAAACTGCACTCATGACTCTCAATAACCTAAGAAATTCTAACTTTGAATACCTCTTCAATTTCTGGCTTTCTGTCTTTTTAATAAACAAGAGTCATGCATCTTGTTAGCTTTTAGATAGATTTATACTTGGTTggttaaaaaatcaattaatgtcAAACAATAGATGCACAATAGATGCAGACAGAAACATAGAATCTTGTTAGCATATTAACATGCATCTTAACTGCTTTTAGATAGGATTATACttggtttgaaaaaaataataatgtccAACATTAGAAGCACCTAGATTTGTTGTTAGCATTCCCCTATAATGTCTGCACTTTGTTATCTCAGTGTTGCACTTAAAAGTAGTCATCTCTCTTTCATCACGTAGACCGACTATGGCATCGAGTCAAGCGTCATCATGTGTAGTTAATGATATTGAAATGGAATCACCGAGttgttggtgtggtttgaaaGCGCCATTAAAGATCTCCCACACCCACAAAAATCCTGGAAGGAAATTTTATGCTTGTCCGACTTATGGAACGGTAAATAATTTGCCTCTTTTTTGTATTGCAGTTGAATGCATGTACCAAAATTCTCTCttgtaattaaatatgaaattcttGAATTATACACAGGGAGAAACAAGATGCCAATTCTTCATTTGGGCAGATATACTTCAATCAGTAATATCTGAGAAGTACCTgacaagagagaatgaaattcGGAAGAGGGAGGATGCTTTGTTGTTGCGTGAGTATGAAGCTCAAAAAAAAGAGGACAAactattagagagagagaaaacgcTGCAGAAACAAGATGACGACCTTCATAAAAGGATAGTAGAGAATAGGGTTGTACGTATTTTGTTGTGTCTCTATTGGATTGTATCAGTTGTAATTGTTTTTGGTTGGTTCTGAATGTAGATGCCGAGTGgttagaaatgaaaaaagacTGATGGAATCCTaacatgtatgatatattatctATGAATATAATTATGACAGCTTATATGTATATGAAGTTCACTTTGTTTTGCGTGTAGTTGGCATAgccatttttttcttatgtagTTGGTACAGAGCATAATTCTTTGTTCAACTGAAGCACATGAGTATTAAAGCTACGGTTGGCATAGAATCATGAGTATTTGCTGCGGGTAAGATGTATGGAAAACCGAAGCACATTACGCCTTTGCTGGTACCCACGAACCTGCCTTCAAGTTAAGGCATACGGTTTGGTGAATATAGGTCCAGACATACTTTCAAATCAGGCCAACactaataagttaataataaagtaaactTTGAgtgaattgtaaaataaaatccacCCATTTCTTCTGCTTCCTTCTTTGGTTGCTAACGATACACCCACAAAAGGTAATGGTCTGGGACATCCTTGAAAGTGTAAACAAAGTGCTGTAAACAgctattcatcatcatcacgaCCTGTCTTAAATGAAGCTTTTGGTGGATAAGCTTCAAACTATAGagttaatacattaatacattgactttttttttcttcctataAAATGATTAACATCACGAAACTGGCTACCCGTAAATCATCTGAAGCTACGGCCAAACCACATCCTAAAGCCATGAAGGCAGATTCAACtaaaaactcatctcatcagAAAGCTACGGCCAAACCACAAAGCCAGATTTTAGTAAAAGAATTTAgtgaaaaacatataataaaatatctacATTAATCATACCAATCATGCtgtgtttggtaatgtttagggaaaaacattaccaaacacaCAAACAGATGAGTTTATTCAAGTAAACATAAATGGCCCCAGATCCTAACACAAACATCAGCTATTATTCAATTAAACACAAACTATTGTAAAACTGGTTCCAGTTGcttcaaaatataaaagcaaCCATTAAAATGAAATAGTCAATGTACCATCACAACCCATGTCCATAGAGGTTCAAGCACTCAGGATTGACGCAAGAAAATTACTCAATATGTTTGTACAAGAGTTTGTTACAAAGAAGGCAAAACCAGCTCCAGACTCTACTCCATCAGTATAGTCTCATTTCATTGCCCGGGATCATGCATGTAATACTTCATTCAGCACTCTACCAAATAAACATCTCCATGGTTGTACAAGAGTTTGGGAGGAATTGCCCGGGATCATGAGACGAAGACTGTAATCCTCTTATACATTGAGTCTCCAAGCCCTGTTCATTATAATTTAATCAGTCCAAGTTGTGAATTATAATAGGCTGTATGACTAACATGATCCTTTTATATAGTGACATccaaatgatttataaaaacaCTTACCAACAGCAGATTTATCTTagtaatagaaataaaaaggcTATCTTTTTCAGCTAATTAACCGTTTCAATTTCCAATATTGCCTCCACTTAATTTGCAAGATGTCCCAGAGAATTTAAACTTCCAGAAGACAGACTTACATATACACAACCGTTTCAATTTCTCCATGCAGTATTACATCCAAAAATCCACAAACTTCAAGTTAATATCcaaaaaaacaatgaataaaAGCACTTACCAGCGTGAGTATGAGCCCGGGCCAAAGCATGCTCCTTCGGTACAACCTTAGGAAGatccatttcttttatgcataTGAGCTACACACCTATAGAGCAATAACCATTGCCTCCCATTGAACAAGTGCTGGAAGGGAAGCATAAAGACCACTTCTACTTTTCTTTGAAATAAGCAATGAAGGTTCAGAAACTACAGACTTTGACCAAGCCCACATgctctttctcattttccataTGTCTCATTTCAACTCCAGAAACAACTCCTGCATCTATTAGGATGCATTTCTCACCCAACTTTAGGATTTCAGAATGTCCTTCACATCTATGGCCCCAAACTAttgtaaaaatcataacttgaataaaaaaaagagtggctgactcattaaaaaaaatgtcttcGAAAACATCATGAGTGCATCCATACCTTCTCAGAATTTGCTAGGGCCTCGTATGCTTTGGTCTCACACTTCCAGTATACTCAAGCATGTAAGTCCAAATCTTCTGATGTGGCATCTGGACCACTTTAAACACTCCAGAAAAATTTTACTTCGCATATGAGACATCATTTACTTCTGATGTGGCATCTTGACAAAATGAAAATAGTTAGAAAACTACAAAGAACAAGATACACAGCCTAagtaacaaataaaacataaaagcaTTAAACGAAACAAGGTGGCATGGTTTAGGGAACTTACTTTTATCAGTCCTGAAACTTGAACTCCTTCCACGTCATAATGTGATAGAAACATAAGTGTTTCTCCTGAACTCTAGAAACATAGATTTGGGTGTCAGCAATATTGTATAAACTTTGAGAGcctaacaaaaacaatattgtGTCAGCAATGTTATTGTCTGAATTAGTTAAAACTCATACCAAATAATTTGCAACATGTCTCACACTTACCAACAGCAGAAAAAGCTAGTAACAAGTGTTGTAAACAGCTACCCTGCAATGTAGCTGGAAATAGTAAAATACAGAATCTCTTATGAACTGCCACCATATTCGCTTTCAAACAAAATGCCCAAAACTCTATCTTCCACCATACTTCCCAAAAGACCGAGAtctccaaaatatatatacgcATTCAGCAGGCCAATGCTCATGGCAAAATCCATCCATAGCAAACTAGAGAACTCAGGATGCTTCCACCATATTCACTATCAGCCAAAATGCCCATATTTCCCAAAAGACTGAGATCTCCAAAACACATATACACAATTAGCAGGCCAATGCTAATCAAAAAAAGAGGACAGTATGTACGCTATGTTCCATGGGGCAAGCTTGGCGTAGcctgaaaaatattaaaaatatcaaaatattttctcagaATTTgcttaaaaacagaaaaatatatatgccaAGAGGTAGGAATAACCTCACACCTCGTCATCGGCCAGAGGCCTTACTTGTGTTAGAGTACTACATTGCATTGGGATAACAACCTCGTCAACGGTAGCACCAACTTCTGACACCGGCAGGTCGATATTAGTGGAGTCTTCGTCAAATAGATTCCTGTATGTctaaattggaaaataaaaatttacatctATTAGGAACAACATATGTAACTCTTCCACCAGAATTCTATACAACTGACGATGCAAAATGTAATACCTGtgtcttctttctcttccttgtAGCCTTCTCAACCATTGGGACCTTTCTTCTCGTTGGCGGTCTCCCTTTCCTCCGAACAACGTTcgggcttaatattttcttatcctTATCGGCAACCACGTTCTCTTTTAACTTTGCTGAACCGGACTCAGGCTCTAATCCTACACACTTATGCTCAAACTCATCCAACATATGGAAGAATGCATTCACATGGTCCTCATTTCGAGATACACGCGTCGCAAATCTTAGACATCTTTTAACGACAAGCTCATACCGTCGTGCATCCGCATTGACCCGTAAATCATCATAGCTACTCTTAACAAGTGTGTATCTTCTCTTTAAGTCTTTCCTCCATCTATCCAACACATATTTATCTGGCAACACATGAATGTACTTCATTTGACATACTTTCAATCCATGCCTACAGAGAATCCCCCTCATCTCAAACAGGGCACACGTGCATTTAACTTCGCATTCGTCTTCATTGAAGTACACTATGTACTTCACAATTTTGGACTGTCCAACAGGTGTAGAGATTTCTTCGAAAACATCAAAGGTGGAAATGCACCCTTCAGTGCCCACAAGTGTAGGGTTACATAAAAGCATCCCCCAAACCTCCGCTTggacttctttaaattttgcatttgtgTACATTGATTGAAACTGGCTCTCAATTTTGAATAGGGATACACATGGGACGGTTTGGTTACAGGACTGAAAATCAGATGTCGTCTCTGCCTCCACCTTCTTCCTCAAAGCATTGTCGAATTGATCGACAAATTCTTTCAATGTCGTACTGGAATGCACATATCCATCAAAGAAGGCGTTCATACTTTCAGACCGTTGGGTAGTGCTCATACCAGCCGAGAATACACCTTTCAAGTAAACTGGTACCCAAAAGGACCTCTCGGTGTACAACCCCTGCAACCATGCATTATCAATAAGATCATACTTATGAATTAACTGCACCCACTTCTCCTCAAATTGTTCGCAAGTTTGTGTATCATAGACTGCACTCTGAATTGCAGTCTTCAAGCCTGCGTTATATGCCGAGTGGGATCCCAATTTCTCAGGCAGT is a window from the Juglans regia cultivar Chandler chromosome 7, Walnut 2.0, whole genome shotgun sequence genome containing:
- the LOC118349049 gene encoding uncharacterized protein LOC118349049; the protein is MASSQASSCVVNDIEMESPSCWCGLKAPLKISHTHKNPGRKFYACPTYGTGETRCQFFIWADILQSVISEKYLTRENEIRKREDALLLREYEAQKKEDKLLEREKTLQKQDDDLHKRIVENRVVRILLCLYWIVSVVIVFGWF